DNA sequence from the Aerosakkonema funiforme FACHB-1375 genome:
TGTCAATTTTTACAATACATTTGTACTATCCGTGGGTAGCGATCGCACTCCTGCAAGTGCCTTAACAAAAGTTCATACAGTGTCGATTACTTTTGTCCGACTACTTACAGGTATCGGCATTGCGCCAGAAAATCTTCGGTTGCTGTTTCAACCGTTCTGCCAGCTCGATAGCGATCTTAAGTGGCAATGTGAAGGCTCTGGTTTGGGTTTGGTGCTGACTCGCAAACTAGCCCGTTTGCACGGTGGCGATGTGACGGTGCGATCGACTTTGGGTCAAGGCAGTGAATTCACGCTTTTTCTGCCGGATACTGAGGGAGCGGTCGTCAGTGGGGCAGGGGTTTTTCCAGTTGTAGAGAGAGCTCTGCATTCTCCAGCACAACCAAGGCCACAGGTAACCGACAGCCGACACCTCAAACGCCACACTCGAAAAGTGGCCTCTGACAAAATGCGTGTTTTAATTGTGGAGGACGATCGCCGCACTGCCTCCGTGTTACAGAATTACCTTCAGGCGATTGGCTATCACGTAAAGCACTTAGCCAATGGTCTTGATTTTCTAGGTGAAGTGCAAACATTCAAACCAGATTTAATTTTGTTGGATTTACAGTTACCGGAAGGCCCGATCGGCTTAAATTTACTCGCAACGCTGCGACAAGAACCAGATTTGCAAAATCTACCGGTCGTAATACTGACTGCATCAGAAAGTGACAGGGAACTTTGTTTAGCCGCTGGAGCTAATGACTACTTTACTAAGCCGATTGGAATTGCCCAGATTGAGTCAATCTTGATGAGCTATCTCAAATAGTAATTAATGGCTGGAAATAATGCCAAGCTTCGATCAAATTTCCTTGCATTAGAGCTGCTGCACCGCTGAGAGCTTGAATTTCCGGGAGATTGGGATTGAGAGCCAGGGCTGGTTTGAGGGCTTTTTCGGCTTTTGAGGGATTCCAGTCATACAAGTGGACGAAAGACAGGTAGGCGTAGGCGTAGGGGTTTTGGGAGTCGAGTTTGGTGACTCTTTCCAAGGCGGCGATCGCACCAGCAGGCTGTCGCCGCAACACCTTCGCCAGCGCCAAAGCATAAGCTAATTGCAGGTTTTGCGGTGAGTGTGCCAAACGGTAATTTAGTGTCTTGCTAGCCTGAATCAGATAATCTTGAGTCGGATCGTATTGATTGATCCGTCCAGTTTGGTCAAAGACGCGATCGAGTGCTTTTGAGCCTTGGGGTAATTGAGCTGCTAAAGTTCTTAACTGAGTGAGTAAATCTAATTCCGGTGCGGGTGTAAACTTGGCAGTTGGGTCAATTTTCAGGGTGACTGGCGGTACTGCAATCGGATAAGTTTCACCAGTTTGGCGATTGAGATAAGTTGCTTCTAAAGTGTAAATTCCCGGAACAACATCGGCGGGAGGAAGCATCGCCGTTCGTTCGATAACTCGAAATGAATCCGTCAAGCGATCGTCTGTCAAGTTACCCGGATGCAAATTTCCCATCCCAATAGCATGGTCATGCAGCCATCCTTGTTGCTTCGTCTGAGATTTTTTACTAATGCACTGGGCAGGCGGGACGCCCACCCCACAAGAGAGAGATTTGGCTTGTGGGATGGGCATCTTGCCCGTCGAGACGCCCACCTCAGAAGAGAGAGATTTGGCTTGTGGGATGGGCATCTTGCCCGTCCCACCTGTTTTCAATGCAAGCGCGGACTTTGTTGCTTGTGAGGGAGAAACCGCCGAACTGCGCCAAGTTAACAATACCAAGCCTGACTGTAACTGGTTCCAAGAACCAGACCAATCGTAGACGACGGGGACTGGAACTCCAGGAGGCGATCGATCTGGTACTGTAACGCGATTCAATTTTAGATTTTGGATTTTGCGCGAAGTGGGCGTCTTGGACGCCATGTCCTCTACTTGGGGAGACCCCAAGATCGGAATGGCTCCGGTGACCGTCACGATGCCCACCTTCGCAAGAGAGGATTTTGGATTGGGGATTGCGGATTGAGAAATTATCTCCTGCTTTGCTACTTCTTCGCTTAACGGTTGTACTTGTACTGGTGGCTTTCGGCTGTGGTAAAGATTCAAATTACTGCCATCGGGCAAATTCCAACTTTTCTGTAACTGGAAATCTCCACCTTGCTCTACAATTTGGACGATCGCACTCTGCGCTTCGCTGGGAACGGAACCTTGATCTCCTGTTTTGGTGAGGAACCAGGACACAGACCGTGCATCTTGCTGTAGGTGTTTTTTTCGCGTTCCTACCTGACGCCCGTAAACCTGAAAATCGCTTAAAGCACCGTAATAATTGAAGTTGTGTTGGTTTAGTTCTGGTGTCGAGGGTAGTACGCCTAAAGTCGATCGCAGGTATGGTTCCGTTTTAACGATTTCTGCAATTACCTGCTGATGGGGAAACTGGGCACCAATATAAGGATAGTGCTGAAACCGGGGACTGAGAATTTGCGTTAACCAAGTACCCCCGATCGGATAGATATTTGCCAACATTAATAATATCGCTAAACCGATAGTAATGCGGCGGATATATTGTGACCAGCGCCCAGTCCAAAGCGTCAACCAGTAAGCGAGGAACAGTGACAGCACTGGCAAATATGGCAAAACATAACGGGTATCTTTGTTAATATTTAGAGAACAAAGCAGATAGGCACTTACCAAAAATATAGCTAACCATTTAATAGGCGATCGAGTAAAGCTATTACCACCTGTACCTCTGAGATCTCGAAACTCTAATTTTAGATTGAGAAGTATACCCAGATAATATAGACAACAGCAACTTAACACTATAACTTTGTGCCATAATTTGATCTGCAAAACTGGCTGTTGTTCGATCTCCGCTGCTGTTTTTCTCAATTCGGGCGGCCAAGCTGACATTTGTTTTTCGATCTCCGCTGCTGCTTTCCTAAATTCGGGCGGCATCTTGCCAGTTTTCTTAAATTCGGCCTGCCAAGCTGACATTTGTTCACTTTCCGCTGCTATTTTCCGTAGCGGCTCTATTTCCTCAGATGTTTTCCTGCGTAGCTGTTCTACTCCTCTAATGGCTAACTTACCCAGATAAAGTAGTAGACCGACGATGGGTACTAGCAACAGAGGCCAAGAAACTACATAAGGTAAATCTTTCCAATAAAATATCCAGGCATCGATCGTATTTAGGGCAGGGTCGCCTTCTGCGATCGCAGAGTCTACAGTAGCTCGTTTCCCAGCTGTCAGCATTAGCAGCCAATTCGTGCGATACCAAGGGCCAAATACTAACACTGACAACAACAAAGCACCTAATAGTTGAGCTAATCTTTCAGTTGCATTAAAAATAGAAGAAGGCTGATTTTTAATTTTTAATCTTAAGTTTTTCCAGAAATTACGAAGTTCGTCATTTATTACCAAAACTATTGGTATGAATAGGAAAAATATAGCTGTTTGCTTCACCATTAAAGCCAAGCCGAAAGCAAGACCAAAAGCAGCTGCCCAAAACCAGCTAAGGTGGGAATTGCCCACACTAATTTTTGCTCTCCAAACCGTCAGACAATAGAAAGCAAGCGTCACAACAGATGCGAGCGGATAGTCAAGCAGAAAATCTAGGCGAAATCGATATAAACCTGGCAAAACCTGACATATCGCCGCCGCCAATAAACCGACTTCAACGCTAAATAATTCTACGCCCAAACCATAAACGGAGACTAATAGAATAGCGCTAAAAAAGAGGTTGACAAGTGTGGCTTTATCTGCACCAGTGCCAAATACGTTTTGAACAATACCTGTAGCGATGTAGGTAAACGGCGGGACTTTGGAAGTGAGTTGCCAAAAACTCGTCCACCATTCCCCAGAAAACCATTGGGGATGTTGTAAGGCTCGCCAATAGTTTAACGAACCTGTGAGGTAGTCTGCTTGATCCCAAGCTGGGATAGAATGGTCGATGGCAAACCAGATGCGATCGCACACCGCACCCGCCAGCCAAATTATAGCCAGGACTAGCAGACCCTTCTTAAACTGGTTGTCTTTCTCGCTTTGAATCACCGATCGCACCAGATTAGTTTGCTCTAGGACTAATTATATAAAGCTTGATTAGTAATTTGTTGGTTAGGGGCTAATAGGTTTAAATAGAAAAAATGAGCTAGCAATAAATTGGTTAAAAATGACAAGAAGAGATTGGAAACCCCAGAAAACTTGGCTTTTCTCTGTCGGAATCTTAGAATGGGAAAACTCTGATGTTTGGCCCGGTTTTCCCGAAGCTGTAGAAGGACGTTTTGACGAAAAATTGGTAGAATTTTTCCGGGCGGCGGGACTCCCAGGGAAACAAATTATCTATTTACAAGATAGTGAAGCAACTATAGAAGCCATTCAAGGCAGTTTAACAGAAGTATTAGCCAACACCGAAGAAGGTGACTTATTTATTTTATATTTTGCAGGTCACGGTGATTGGGATAGCGATACGGGAGAACATTACTTTATTAATTATGATGCTAATGGGTCAGACCGAGATAATTATTGGTCTATCTCTAGCATTTTTGATAGCATTGAGAATAATTTTAATGGCTCAAAAGTGTTGCTTTTAGCTGATTGTTGCTATTCAGGCGGATTAATTGACGAATTAAAACGGCGAGATAGCGATATTTCCTACGCTTGCATTAGTTCTGCCTATACTCATAATACCTCAACGGGTGGTTGGACTTTTACGGAATCTTTGTATAAAGGTTTGTTGGGCGACCCAGTAGTAGATTTGGATAAGGATGGAGTAATTACGCTGTACGATTTAGCGCGTTATGCCGAATTGGAAATGGCATTTATTGAAGAGCAAAAATCGATGTTTTTTACTACTAACGATTTCGATAAGCAAATGGTTTTTGCCAGCGTTTCGGAGCGGATAGAATCGATTGAAGGTAAACGGGTAGAGGTAGAATATTCAGGTGATTGGTATAAGGCCAAAACCTTAGAGACTAACGGTTCAGAAGTGAGAGTTTTATATATTGATGACCAATCAGAGGAATCGGTAGAATCGCAACGAATTCGTCCTTATGCGCCTGATATGTTTGCCGTTGGCGAGCGAGTAGAAGCTCAATCTGATGAAGAATGGTATCCAGCAAAGGTGAAAAAAGCTTGGTATGGTTTGCATTTAGTTAGTTATGATGATTACCCGGACATTTGGGATGAGTGGGTAGGGTCTGATTACATTCGATCTCGCCAATAAGTATAGCAAAAGTCAAAAGTCAAAAGTCACTCATTGAAATGCTTGCTGTGAATTGGTTTTGACCTTTTAGGATGCCCTACATCTGCGGTAAAAATTTAACCCTCGATTTCAACAGACAATTTTCCTATCACTCATTTACTAACGATACAACTAAACTCGATCGACTGACAAAACTTATCTTTTCGGATATTTTCTTTGTCAGTCGATCGTATTTTTATCCTACTTAGGACTTACGCAAAGAAACCCGGTTTCTATGCAAAATCGTGAGTTTCTCAACTAGATATCGACGCAGAAAACCGGTTTCTGGCTTCTTCGTGCGTAAGTCCTGCTACACTTACTCTGCCCCTTCAATTGGCGCAAAACCCTGACGTTGGATATTCTCAGTCACCGCACGGGGTTCCAAGAATTGTAGCAGGTAATCGGGGCCACCTGCTTTGGAACCGACGCCAGAAAGTTTGAATCCGCCGAAAGGTTGACGCGACACAATCGCACCAGTAATACCGCGATTGATATACAAATTCCCCACTTCAAATTCGTCTTGCGCTTTTTGAATGTGGGAAGGAGTACGCGAATACAAACCGCCAGTTAAAGCAAAGTTTGTACCGTTAGCAACCTTAATCGCTTCCTCAAAATCCTTCACCTTAATTACAGACAACACCGGGCCAAAAATTTCTTCCTGTGCAATAGTAGCCGTGGGAGAAACTTCCGTAAAAATTGTAGGCCCAATGAAATATCCATTTGACGGCGCAGACATTTGCAAAGCTAAATTTGCTTCTTGACGTCCTTTTTCGATATATTCCAAAATGCGTTTGTGGGCGTTAGCATCGATGACGGGGCCGACTTTTGTGCTGGGATCTTCAGCAGCACCAACATTGAGGCTGCGAGTAGCTTCCACCAAACGCGGTACAAACACATCATAGATGGATTCCAGCACAATTACTCGCGAACAAGCAGAACATTTTTGGCCGCTATAACCAAAAGCTGATTGCACGACACCAGCAACTGCTTGGTCTAAATCCGCACTTTCATCAACGATGACCGCATTCTTCCCACCCATTTCAGCGATGACTCGTTTCAGGTGTTTTTGTCCCGGTTGTAAAATGGCAGCATCGGCGTAAATTCGACAACCGACTTCCTGAGAACCAGTAAAGGTTATCATGTGAACGTCGGGATGTTTCACCATGTAAGCGCCGACAGAAGAACCTTTTCCTGGTACGAATTGAAATACGCCCTTGGGAATGCCAGCTTCTACTAAAATTTCTGCTAATTTGGCTGCAATTACTGAGGAAACTTCCGCAGGTTTGAGAAGGGTACAATTTCCGGCGACGAGGGAAGCGACAGTCATTCCTGTAGGAATAGCTAAGGGGAAATTCCAAGGGGAAATAATTAGCGAAACTCCTCGCGGTTGATAGTTGTAACGGTTAGTTTCACCCGGAATATCGTAGTTATATCCCTGTTCCAACCGTTCCATTTCGTCAGCGTAATAACGGCAGAAATCGATAGCTTCGGAAACTTCCGCGTCTCCTTCTCGGACTGGTTTGCCAGTTTCCAAAACCATCCAAGCAGTTAATTCGTGGCGGCGTTTTTCCATGATTTCTGCGGCTTTCCGCAACACGCCTGCACGTTGGCGTACTGGAGTTTTTCGCCAAGCGGGAAAAGCTGCTTTTGCTGCTAGAATTGCTTGTTCTGCTTGTTCGACGCTAAGCAGTCCGATTTTGCCCACAATTTCGCTGGGATTGGAGGGATTGACAGAATCGATGGTTTGTGTTGTAGTGATGTATTCACCATTAATTAATGGTGAATAAGTTTTACCGATTTGTTGACGAACGGTTTGGATTGCTTGCTGCGATCGCTCTCTTTCTTCCTTATCTGAATAATCGGTATCTGCTACATTTGGGAACGCTTTGGTAAACTCAGCTTTGTCGTCAACTTTGCCACTTTTTAAAGTTGGCGCTGCTAACAATTCCTCCATAGGTCGTTCTTCCAAACTTTGCCGTAGAAAAGAACTATTAGCTGTATTTTCTAACAAGCGGCGAATCAGATAAGCCATACCGGGAATCAAGTCGCCGTAAGGACAATAAACTCGCACCCGATAACCGCGATCGACGATCGCTTTTGCCAGTTTATCTGCCATCCCGTAAAGCACTTGCATCTCAAAACGGCGGCGCGGTACATTTAAAGTTTCGGCAATCGCCATCGCACGCGCTTGACTGCGAACGTTATGGCTACCAATTGCCGAATAAATATACTCGTGATTCTCCAACATCAACTGAGTTAATTTCTCATAGTTGATATCTGTTGCTGCTTTGTCGTTGTAAACTGGTTGAGGCCAATCTTTCTGGGCAGATTTGATCGTTTCCTGATCCCAATACGCACCTTTCACCAAACGCACAGTCACCGGATTACCGCGTAACTTCGCCCATGCAATTAAATCGCGCAAATCCTTTTCGCTGTCGCGTAAATAAGCTTGAATCGTGATACCGATATCTGTACGAGAACGAAATTCTTCTTCCAGCAATAGCTGTTTCAGAATGCTCAAAGTAATATCTTTGTAAGCATACTGTTCCATATCGAAGTGAACTGCTGCACCTAACTCTTTAGCGCGGCGTAATAGGGTGCAAATGCGATCGCTCACTTTTTGCTGACTGCCTTTCTCATCCAGCGGATCGAACTGGGAGTAAAAAGCTGTTATTTTAACCGATACTTGCACTTTTGGCAATGGTTCGCCATCAGCAGAATCGATCGCCTCAACATTTGACCAACTTTTCGCCGCTTCTGTCAGCTGTTCCATCAATTCCAGATAGCGATCGAGATAAGACTGCGCTTCCGCTTCCGTAATCACCGCCTCACCCAAGAGGTCAATGCTGAAAGTCATTTTATCCTTACGCAGTCGCTTAACCGTCTCAATTACCTGTTTAATATTTTCGCCAGCAATATACTTATGAGCTAAAGTTTCAACTGCTGTGGAAACCGTCGTCGCCGCCAACTGTCCCGGCATCGAATCTGGGTTAGCAAAATTTAACAAACCCTTGAGTGCGGCGGGAAGTTCCACCGACTCATCCCCCAGATATTCCTGCAAGTGACGCGCTATTTCCGGTTTGCTACGCAGAGACGGCAGACAGTCGATGAAGCGGAACAACTGCACTCGCAAACCGGGGTTAGACATTGCCCACGATAATAATTTATCATCCCAGCGCATTTGGTCGCGCATTTGGGCAAAAAACGAACGATTTTCTTTAGTTGCAGCCAGAAGTTGTTTGGCTATCTCCTGGGTCTTAGTTTCGTATGTATTAGTTGATACTTGTACAACCACAGCTAGCGGACTCCTATTTTGGGCAATGCTTGGGTCTAGAATTGCAGCGAGGCGGAGCCTCTTTGACATCACTCCCAGGTTCAACTTGGGAACGAGAAATGCTTACAATCCTTTAGATCTCTATTTTCTCGCTTTAGGACGCCATTATGTTAGCTAAATTCTAAGTATAAATGCTCAAATAAAATGCGATCGGGAAAGTGAACTCTGCCTTGTCAAGATCCCCGACTTCTTCAAGAAGTCGGGGATCTGGGCAGCAAGTTTTGCTCAAGTAAGTACCATTCGACTAATCACTAACGACTAATAACGCAAGTTTCGAGTTATTAATTTTGAGTCTATAGGGTGCGTCTGACGCAACCTACTTAATCTAACGCCGCAACGCCGAGTTAATAAATAAATTTTCCCTATAAAATCGATAAGCTAAGCATTTTGAGCCAGCTTCTCTTCTTGTAATTTTCTTGCCTCCTCAACCTCAAGCCTTGCCAAAGTTGTCGCCGCATCTGCCAGATACATTGCTAAAGTTGCTCTTGTTTGTGGATCTTTTTCCCGCCACAGGTCATGGGCAAACACCATCACTGTATTGCGGTATGCTCTTATTGATTCCGGGTCTAATGCGTAACCCATAGTTTTAGAAACTCCCCATGTCGAATGGATAACTTTGGACAAAAGTCAATACATCCTCATCTCTGCGGACGATTGACTCGAATCAATCTACTTTTCAAAGTTTCCTGAGCAGAAATAGCCTCATTAATGCGTGTAGCCAGCCTCTCTACATTCTGGTCTTCTGTGCAGACTATAATACCAGCGTGGTCAGGTTGTCGAATGTGCAGTCGGATGAAATCTCCACGATTTTGTGTCAAAACGGCTCTTTCATTACTCACAGCAAACCCTAACACTTCAGGATCGGAATCTCCAGCGTTTCCTGCTTCTTGAACTGTGAGGACATCATGGCCTAAAGTTCGGAGTAGTTCCACTACTGGCAGTGGGAATTGTTCATCAGCATATATCTTTGCCATAGATTATACTTCAGATGCCATTGCTTCATCTTGGTCTCTTAGTGCTTTTTGAATTTCCTCTGGATGTGCATCAGCATAAGCCCAAACGCTCACCAAATCGGCAGCACTAATGTGAGGATAAAATTTCAGAAGTTCGGCATCAGTCGCACCTTGTTCGCGCAAACTTACGAACAACCAAACCGGAAGGCGAGTTTTATCGATACAAGCTTCACCACCCATGACATCTGGAGTCTTTGTAATTCCTCTCGAACCGCTGCTTAAAGTTTTCAGCAAGATTTGTATAACTTCAGCCTTTTCATCTGGAGTTAAGGAAAGAAGTTGCGTTTCTAATTCTTTGACTATCATGTATATAAGTCGCTTTGCCGCTCAAGTAATATCTACTATCATAATCGATTCCCAACGACCAAACTGGAATGCAAGTTCTGCCAATACAAACATCGCCACCAACAACACCAGGCGTTTTTTGAATAGCTGGCGACCCGCTAGTTAAATTTTTGATCGAAATTTGTATAGCTTCAGCTTTTTCACTGCAAGAAGTTATTGCCAACTTCAAAGAAGCGATCGAATTTTACATCAAGGTATTGTCAGCGGTTCGTCCTTTTCATCCGCTTCTTTACCACATCTCGCGCATCCATAAAGCAATCTTCAAAAAAAATTCGGGATCGAGCCACCTCAGCCATTATTTAAAAGCTTTCTAATCTTTGCAACTTTTATTTACGATGGCTTTTTCAAAACTTGATAAAAAAATTGTTACAAAAAAATCAGCCATTTCAGTTGTGGATGCTAAAATTTTTGAGACAAAAATAGCCCCACATCGCCAAAGTACAAAAAAAGCGAACAGGGCAATTAAGTTCAAATACATAAGATTCCCTACGCACGCTTGGAATTTATTTGAATGGAAACAAAAACACCCATAAAAGTTGGCATACCCAAGGAAATCCACCCAGGCGAATGTCGCGTCGCCGCTACGCCAGACACAGCCAAGCGACTTATGAAGCTAGGTTTTGAAGTACTTATAGAGTCAGGCGCAGGCGCATTAGCCAGCTTTCCCGACGAAGCCTACAAACAAGCCGAATGCAAAATCATCCCCGATGCCCCCACCCTATGGGCAGAGTCGGATATCGTCCTCAAAGTTCGTGCGCCAGAAATGGGTCCAGACGGCAAGCACGAAGCCGAATTGCTGCGTGAAGGCGGCACCCTCATCAGCTTCATCTGGGCTGCACAAAACCCCGAACTGGTAGAAAGTCTGACTTTCCGCAAAGCCACAGTCATCTCGATGGATGCGATTCCCCGCATCAGTCGCGCCCAAAAAATGGACGCCCTCAGCTCGATGGCAAACATCGCCGGATACCGCGCCGTACTGGAAGCTGCCAACAATTTCGGTCGCTTCTTTACCGGACAGATTACCGCCGCCGGCAAAGTGCCGCCAGCTAAAGTGTTGGTAATTGGTGCTGGCGTAGCGGGACTGGCGGCGATCGGTGCAGGGAGAAGTTTGGGTGCGATCGTCCGCGCTTTCGATACTCGCCCTGTGGTAAAAGAGCAAGTACAAAGTATGGGCGCAGAGTTCCTCGAACTCGATTTCGCAGAAGACGGTACCGGTGCGGGCGGCTACGCCAAAGTGATGAGCGAAGAATTCATCAAAGCGGAAATGGCACTATTTGCCGAACAAGCCAAAGATGTCGATATTATCATCACCACAGCCTTAATCCCTGGCAAACGCGCCCCCATCTTGATTACCAAAGATATGGTCGAGAGCATGAAAGAAGGCTCCGTCGTTGTAGACTTGGCAGCAGAACAAGGCGGCAACTGCGAAGTGACCAAGCCAGGGGAAATTAACCGCCACAACGGTGTGACTATCATCGGCTACACCGACCTCCCCAGCCGCATGGCACCCCAATCCAGCCAGCTTTACGGCACCAATCTTTTCCACCTCCTCGACGACATGACCAAAGGCGGTCAGTACAAAGTCGATATGGAGGATGAGGTAGTGCGCGGTGCGCTGATCGTCTACGAAGGCGAACGACTGCCACCACCGCCCCCCAAAGCCGCACCAGAACCGCCCAAACCCGCTGCCCCAGCAGCCGCAAAACCAGCGGAAGTAGCGGTAACAGCGCCTGAAAAATCCACATCTACCTTCAGTACAGGCGATTTAGTCACGCTAGGTTTAACTGGTTTAGCTTTACTGGGCGTCGGTATCGGTGCGCCGCCTTCGTTCCTGTCTCACTTCACCGTATTTGTGCTGGCGTGCTTTGTCGGCTGGCAGGTGATTTGGAACGTGAAACCCGCCCTGCACACGCCCTTGATGAGCGTTACCAATGCCATCAGCGGCATCATCATCATTGGCGGCGTTCTCCAAATCTCCAGTTCGCTAACTTCACCTACTACTATCTTGGGTGCGATCGCCATCCTTATCGGCACGATCAACATCTCCGGCGGCTTCCTCGTCACCCAAAGAATGCTCAAGATGTTCCGCAAATAATTTTAGATTTTAGATTTTAGATTTTGGATTGGGGCTATGAGCAGAATCAGATATTTCATGCAACTGATGACCTAGCCATTCATCCAAAATCTAAAAATCCAAAATCCAAAATCCTCTCTTGCGAAGGTGGGCATCGTGACGGTCACCGCCAAGACGCCCACTTCGCGCCAAATCCAAAATCCAAAATTTGACAAATGACAAGTAGTATATTGACAGTTTCCTACATTGGTGCTAGCGCCCTATTCATCCTCAGTTTGGGTGGTTTGTCCAATCAAGAAAGCGCACCCAAGGGCAATCTGTTCGGCATCATCGGGATGCTGATTGCGATCGTCGCCACGATATTGGGCCTCAACGCTGGCTTCACCGAATACGGCACCCTCGCAGCAGTAATTCTTCCGGGGGCAATTATCGGTGCGATCGTTGCCGCTAACGTGGCGATGACTTCCATGCCTGAGTTAGTGGCGATCCTGCATAGTTTTGTGGGTGCAGCCGCAGTATTGGTAGGTGTCGCCAATTACCTGCAACCGAATGAATCGATCGTCGGTGTAGAAGCTACCATCCACGAACTGGAAATCTTTATCGGCGTCTTTATCGGTGCCGTTACTTTCACCGGATCGATAATTGCATTTGGAAAACTGCGCGGTGCGATCACCGGCAAACCGTTCCTTTTGCCGGGACGCCATTTGATCAATCTCGGCATCTTACTTGCTTCTGTGTTCCTGGGCTACCTGTTTATGGGTGCCGAAGGTCACACCGGACTGCAATCCCTGCTGATTATGACAGCTCTGGCGGGAGTTTTGGGCGTTAATCTGGTGATGGCGATCGGCGGTGCGGATATGCCTGTCGTCGTCTCCATGCTCAACAGCTACTCTGGATGGGCAGCCGCCGCCGCCGGTTTTATGCTATCCAACGACCTCCTGATCGTCACTGGTGCGCTTGTCGGCAGTAG
Encoded proteins:
- a CDS encoding ATP-binding response regulator; the encoded protein is VNFYNTFVLSVGSDRTPASALTKVHTVSITFVRLLTGIGIAPENLRLLFQPFCQLDSDLKWQCEGSGLGLVLTRKLARLHGGDVTVRSTLGQGSEFTLFLPDTEGAVVSGAGVFPVVERALHSPAQPRPQVTDSRHLKRHTRKVASDKMRVLIVEDDRRTASVLQNYLQAIGYHVKHLANGLDFLGEVQTFKPDLILLDLQLPEGPIGLNLLATLRQEPDLQNLPVVILTASESDRELCLAAGANDYFTKPIGIAQIESILMSYLK
- the pruA gene encoding L-glutamate gamma-semialdehyde dehydrogenase — protein: MVVQVSTNTYETKTQEIAKQLLAATKENRSFFAQMRDQMRWDDKLLSWAMSNPGLRVQLFRFIDCLPSLRSKPEIARHLQEYLGDESVELPAALKGLLNFANPDSMPGQLAATTVSTAVETLAHKYIAGENIKQVIETVKRLRKDKMTFSIDLLGEAVITEAEAQSYLDRYLELMEQLTEAAKSWSNVEAIDSADGEPLPKVQVSVKITAFYSQFDPLDEKGSQQKVSDRICTLLRRAKELGAAVHFDMEQYAYKDITLSILKQLLLEEEFRSRTDIGITIQAYLRDSEKDLRDLIAWAKLRGNPVTVRLVKGAYWDQETIKSAQKDWPQPVYNDKAATDINYEKLTQLMLENHEYIYSAIGSHNVRSQARAMAIAETLNVPRRRFEMQVLYGMADKLAKAIVDRGYRVRVYCPYGDLIPGMAYLIRRLLENTANSSFLRQSLEERPMEELLAAPTLKSGKVDDKAEFTKAFPNVADTDYSDKEERERSQQAIQTVRQQIGKTYSPLINGEYITTTQTIDSVNPSNPSEIVGKIGLLSVEQAEQAILAAKAAFPAWRKTPVRQRAGVLRKAAEIMEKRRHELTAWMVLETGKPVREGDAEVSEAIDFCRYYADEMERLEQGYNYDIPGETNRYNYQPRGVSLIISPWNFPLAIPTGMTVASLVAGNCTLLKPAEVSSVIAAKLAEILVEAGIPKGVFQFVPGKGSSVGAYMVKHPDVHMITFTGSQEVGCRIYADAAILQPGQKHLKRVIAEMGGKNAVIVDESADLDQAVAGVVQSAFGYSGQKCSACSRVIVLESIYDVFVPRLVEATRSLNVGAAEDPSTKVGPVIDANAHKRILEYIEKGRQEANLALQMSAPSNGYFIGPTIFTEVSPTATIAQEEIFGPVLSVIKVKDFEEAIKVANGTNFALTGGLYSRTPSHIQKAQDEFEVGNLYINRGITGAIVSRQPFGGFKLSGVGSKAGGPDYLLQFLEPRAVTENIQRQGFAPIEGAE
- a CDS encoding DUF5615 family PIN-like protein, with translation MAKIYADEQFPLPVVELLRTLGHDVLTVQEAGNAGDSDPEVLGFAVSNERAVLTQNRGDFIRLHIRQPDHAGIIVCTEDQNVERLATRINEAISAQETLKSRLIRVNRPQR
- a CDS encoding agenet domain-containing protein, with amino-acid sequence MTRRDWKPQKTWLFSVGILEWENSDVWPGFPEAVEGRFDEKLVEFFRAAGLPGKQIIYLQDSEATIEAIQGSLTEVLANTEEGDLFILYFAGHGDWDSDTGEHYFINYDANGSDRDNYWSISSIFDSIENNFNGSKVLLLADCCYSGGLIDELKRRDSDISYACISSAYTHNTSTGGWTFTESLYKGLLGDPVVDLDKDGVITLYDLARYAELEMAFIEEQKSMFFTTNDFDKQMVFASVSERIESIEGKRVEVEYSGDWYKAKTLETNGSEVRVLYIDDQSEESVESQRIRPYAPDMFAVGERVEAQSDEEWYPAKVKKAWYGLHLVSYDDYPDIWDEWVGSDYIRSRQ
- a CDS encoding glycosyltransferase family 39 protein, whose amino-acid sequence is MIQSEKDNQFKKGLLVLAIIWLAGAVCDRIWFAIDHSIPAWDQADYLTGSLNYWRALQHPQWFSGEWWTSFWQLTSKVPPFTYIATGIVQNVFGTGADKATLVNLFFSAILLVSVYGLGVELFSVEVGLLAAAICQVLPGLYRFRLDFLLDYPLASVVTLAFYCLTVWRAKISVGNSHLSWFWAAAFGLAFGLALMVKQTAIFFLFIPIVLVINDELRNFWKNLRLKIKNQPSSIFNATERLAQLLGALLLSVLVFGPWYRTNWLLMLTAGKRATVDSAIAEGDPALNTIDAWIFYWKDLPYVVSWPLLLVPIVGLLLYLGKLAIRGVEQLRRKTSEEIEPLRKIAAESEQMSAWQAEFKKTGKMPPEFRKAAAEIEKQMSAWPPELRKTAAEIEQQPVLQIKLWHKVIVLSCCCLYYLGILLNLKLEFRDLRGTGGNSFTRSPIKWLAIFLVSAYLLCSLNINKDTRYVLPYLPVLSLFLAYWLTLWTGRWSQYIRRITIGLAILLMLANIYPIGGTWLTQILSPRFQHYPYIGAQFPHQQVIAEIVKTEPYLRSTLGVLPSTPELNQHNFNYYGALSDFQVYGRQVGTRKKHLQQDARSVSWFLTKTGDQGSVPSEAQSAIVQIVEQGGDFQLQKSWNLPDGSNLNLYHSRKPPVQVQPLSEEVAKQEIISQSAIPNPKSSLAKVGIVTVTGAIPILGSPQVEDMASKTPTSRKIQNLKLNRVTVPDRSPPGVPVPVVYDWSGSWNQLQSGLVLLTWRSSAVSPSQATKSALALKTGGTGKMPIPQAKSLSSEVGVSTGKMPIPQAKSLSCGVGVPPAQCISKKSQTKQQGWLHDHAIGMGNLHPGNLTDDRLTDSFRVIERTAMLPPADVVPGIYTLEATYLNRQTGETYPIAVPPVTLKIDPTAKFTPAPELDLLTQLRTLAAQLPQGSKALDRVFDQTGRINQYDPTQDYLIQASKTLNYRLAHSPQNLQLAYALALAKVLRRQPAGAIAALERVTKLDSQNPYAYAYLSFVHLYDWNPSKAEKALKPALALNPNLPEIQALSGAAALMQGNLIEAWHYFQPLITI